A genomic segment from Rahnella aceris encodes:
- a CDS encoding phage protein NinX family protein produces MIKWSEENDSEVNHNIALLTGEEPEKWYPYGGMKGKDYCNNPSDAWPIICANKISINFKELQSNPLWLAEISSPQGQWQAQSKRPLRAAMVCFLLSKTCV; encoded by the coding sequence ATGATCAAATGGTCTGAAGAAAACGACAGTGAAGTGAACCACAACATAGCCTTACTGACCGGAGAGGAACCTGAGAAGTGGTATCCCTATGGCGGAATGAAAGGCAAAGATTATTGCAACAACCCCTCCGATGCGTGGCCGATCATTTGCGCCAACAAAATCAGCATTAATTTTAAAGAGTTGCAAAGCAATCCTCTCTGGCTTGCTGAAATCAGCAGTCCTCAAGGCCAATGGCAGGCGCAAAGCAAACGTCCCCTTCGTGCCGCTATGGTATGTTTCCTGCTTAGTAAGACTTGCGTATAA
- a CDS encoding YebO family protein produces the protein MFDFAMGQNSLASLVLCALSALLFLLVWFFVSRASVRANEQIALLQEIAEQQRQQTELLKILAAQAKGNVSSVEADDDSALSLRGFIPER, from the coding sequence ATGTTTGATTTCGCAATGGGCCAAAACAGCCTGGCCTCATTGGTGCTGTGTGCACTTTCAGCACTGTTATTTCTGTTGGTATGGTTTTTCGTTAGCCGTGCCAGTGTCAGGGCAAATGAACAGATTGCTCTGTTACAGGAGATCGCTGAGCAGCAACGCCAGCAGACCGAATTACTTAAAATTCTGGCTGCACAGGCAAAGGGCAATGTGTCTTCTGTTGAGGCAGACGATGACTCTGCGCTCAGCCTGCGTGGTTTTATTCCTGAAAGATAA
- a CDS encoding DUF4060 family protein — MKRIIKGDKTLSHLVVAHAAIDSHEKAYGKRRQGWPSTYLIKYKDARVAVEVVTRRQSYVATLMIGARNLTKLCGMPA; from the coding sequence ATGAAGCGCATCATTAAAGGTGATAAAACTCTCTCCCATCTGGTGGTTGCTCATGCAGCTATCGACAGTCATGAAAAAGCCTACGGCAAACGCCGGCAGGGCTGGCCTTCCACCTATCTCATCAAATATAAAGATGCGCGTGTTGCGGTCGAAGTTGTGACCCGCAGACAATCCTATGTTGCCACCCTCATGATCGGTGCCAGAAATCTCACCAAACTTTGTGGTATGCCTGCCTGA